A stretch of DNA from Pasteurellaceae bacterium RH1A:
AAAGAGCTGAATGAACACGATCTTGATGCCATCTTGCAGGAAAAAACCAATCCCCTTCTCTTGGTGCTGGATGGGGTAACTGACCCCCATAATCTCGGGGCCTGTTTACGCACAGCCGATGCGGCAGGTGTGGCCGCCGTAATTGTGCCTAAGGATAAGTCTGCCCAACTGACCCCAACAGCCCGCAAGGTGGCTTGTGGAGCAGCGGAAGTGGTGCCACTAATTAGAGTGACCAATCTGGCCCGTACCCTGCGGGACTTGCAGGAACAGAATGTTTGGGTGGTTGGCACCGCAGGCGAGGCGACAGAAACCCTTTATCAGGCCAAACTGACTGGGGCCATTGCCTTGGTAATGGGGGCAGAGGGCGAGGGTATGCGGCGCCTGACTCGTGAGCATTGTGATCAGCTTATCAGCATTCCTATGGCAGGCTCGGTGTCTTCTTTGAATGTATCGGTCGCCACAGGCGTCTGCCTGTTTGAAATTGTCCGCCAGCGGTCTGCCTAGGCTTGCAAAAAATCTAACCAAACAAACCGCTTGTTGGAACTTTGCGGGGCCTCTCCAGTCTTAAATCTGCCTTTTGGCAAATTATTATTTCGGAGAGCAATATGAAAAACTTAACTAAAGTTATCGCAACCATGGCCCTTGCGGCTTCTATTACTGCCTGTGGCAATATGGACCGCCAGCAGCGCAATACCGCTATTGGTGCCGCCATTGGTGGTGTCGCAGGCCATGTTATTGGTGAAAGCACAGGCGCAACCCTAGGTGGTGCTGCCCTGGGTGGCGTGATTGGTAGCCAAGTGAAATAAGTGAAATGCCCTCAACCAGAGGGCATTTTTTATGCCCATTTCTTGCCCTTGGGCTGGACAAACTCCATGCCCCTGTCCTTGTAGCCTATCCCTTCCAAATTCAATAAATAACGTTTGGCCGGTAGACCACCACCAAAGCCTGTTAGGGCCTCACTTTTACCCAAGACCCGATGGCAGGGCACTAAGATGGAAATAGGATTCCGCCCTACCGCACCGCCTACTGCCCGCATGGCCTTGGGCTTGCCCAGTTGGTTGGCTATCTCGCCATAGCTGGTGGTTTGGCCATAGGGAATTTCCCGCAGTTTCTGCCAAACGGCCTGTTGAAAGGCCGTGCCTTTGGGCTTGAGAAAATCGAGCTGGGCAAAGTCCAACTTTCCTCCGGCAAAATAGGCTGCCAGAATGTCTTGGGTTTTGCAAAAAATGGCCTGAATTGGCCCGCTTGCTTGGTCGGAAGGCTGCATCTGCTCCAAAGACTGGGCTAACTGTTCCTGCTCAAACTCAATGCCAATTAAAGCTTGGTCTTGGGCAATAAGTAGTAGGCGGCCTACTGGCGAATCGTAGTAATGGTAAAAAACAGGGCTGATCATAGGCTTTATAGAAAAAGAAAGAAAAAAGAAAGGCGTGTAGTTTACACGCCTTTGTAAGAGAGTTGAAATTAGAATTTGTAGTTGAGGTTGAGGCCGTAAATATTGGCACTAGATTTAACCTTAACATCTGCCGAATAAGTTGCACCGTTTGACAATCTTTGTGACTCAGTAAAGCTTGATTTGCTACCACGCAGGTGGGCGTAGGCTAAATCAACAGAGAGATTTGGTGTGAAGCGGTAGGTTGCACCCACAGTGTACCAAGTACGATCGGTATCTGGGATAGAAATTGATGGATGTTCTACACTAGCCGTTTCATCAAAAGCCACACCTGTGCGAAGCGTAAGGGCTGGGTTCACATCATAAGAGAGCCCCACTGCGACACGAGAGTTGTCGCTGAACTTTTCATCTTTTTGCAACAAAGGTGCACCATTTGAACCTGTTGCACGTAATTCTTGGAAGCTAGACCAGTCTGTACGTTTGTAGCTAAATTGGAAGGCCAATTTATCTGTGAGTTTGTGGAAGGTTGAAACTTCCCAATAAGCTGGCAATTCAAGACCTAGGCTGCCTGGTAATTCAGCACCTGCTGTACCGCCAAGTACAAGAGGAAGTTGGTTAGAAAATTGACCTTTAAAGCGAAGTTTAACCGGCGAGTGGTAGGCTACACCAATGCGGTTGCCTTCATTAATGTCATAGGTTAAACCCACATTCCAACCGAAGCCCCAGTCATCTCCCTTCATGCGGCTCACTGTGGTTGAATTATTGGTTAGCGCTGCACCTGCGGTCATGTTATATAAAAGACTAGTATCACCGGCGTGACGCTCTAATTCAGCCTTGGCATAAACGGCATTTAAGCCCAAACCAAAACTAAAGCCATAACCAAGCTCATAGGCACCGCTTAGGTTAAGGTTAAGAGCAGTTAAATCAGTTTTACCCGCAAACACGCCTGCATTGTAGGTTTGACCAAACTCTGATTTTAAACCGTAGTTTACGTTTACACCACCGCCCAGAGCAAAGCGATCATTGACTGGCACAACAACATAAAGGTTTGGTACGAAAGCCGTTGGAATGATATTTTTGTGTGAAGCATCGCTGCCGAAAAGTGGGTTCACATTTAAGGCCGTTTTACCCTCAACATCCACATTGGTATCAATTAAAGTGCCGCCCGCAGAAATTTCTGCCCGTTTAAACTTGGTCATCAAAGCTGGGTTGGTGGCCACCACAGAGGCATTATCGGCAACGGCTGCGTTACCTGCATAGGCGAGGCCTAGGCCTGAAGTAGAAACCTCTGCTAATTGGAAGGCGGCGGCTGATGCCCCTGCGGCAGTGAAGGTAAGGGCAGACGCAATAAGCGTTTTGGTCATTTTTTTCATAGGTAATCCTTAAAGACAAGCGGTCATTTTGCGCTAATTTCTTGCAAATTGACCTGATATTGTTAAAAAAGCTTACGAAGTTTACGAATTCCCCCGCCTGGAGGCAATCTTATTTACGCCCAGGCCAAGCTGTTCCGACCAGTTACTTTGCGTTAGGTCAAACAATGGTCGCTCTGCGTTGCGAAAAGGAGCAGATAGGATTAGACTAGGCTTTATTTTATATGAATGAGGTAGAAAATGTCTGAATGTAAAGCAAATGAAACGCCAGTCTGCTGCTGTGTGGATGTCGGCACTATTATTGATGGCAGCGATTGTGCGGTAGACTTCTCCCAAGTCTATGCCAACCAGGCCCAAGCAGAAGAAGCCCTAGCCTATTTAACCGAAAAAGCCCAGGCTGCGCAGTCTGATCCTTGCAAGATCGAGAGCCAGTTCAAGGAGGTCGATGGTGGTGTTGAGTTAAGCGCCCGTTTTGAATTCTGCTGCCAAGCGGAATCCATGATCTTCCAGCTTTCAACTCGTTAAGAGGGTTTAATCCCCATAAAAAATGGCACGCCAATCGCGTGCCATTTTTCTATTATATCAAGCAAATCTTAACCGTGCTGTTTTTCCACTTGAGCAAACTCAAGCTCAACAGGGGTTGCACGGCCGAAGATGGAAACAGACACCTTGAGGCGGCCTTTTTCGTAGTCCACTTCTTCCACTGTACCCGTAAAGTCGGCAAATGGGCCTTCGGTCACACGGACTTCTTCGCCTGGTTGGAATTCGAGGCGGTGACGTGGCTTGTCGGCTGTTTCTTGAACACGGTTTAGAATGCGGTCGGCTTCACGTTGGCTGATTGGGGCAGGTTTATCTGCGGTGCCGCCAATAAATCCCATCACACGAGGCACACTTTTAACCAAGTGCCAGGTGTCGTCATTCATTTCCATTTGAACCAGCACATAGCCTGGGAAGAATTTGCGTTCGGTTTTGCGGCGGCGGCCGTTTACGTTCTCCACCACTTCTTCAGTTGGCACTAACACTTCGCCGAACTGATCCTGCATATTGTGCAATTTGATGTATTCACGCAGGGTCATGGCCACACGGGCCTCAAAGCCAGAGAAGGCTTGCAATACATACCAACGCATCTTGGTTGGTTCTTTTTCTACTAATTCAGTCATCTTAGAATCTCAACTCGGTTAAAAAGGTAATTAACGCAACGATAATGGAGTCAATCCCCCACAGGGCAAGGGCCACCACCACACACATGGCCACCACGATAAGGGTGGTTTGGGTGGCTTCTGGGCGGGTTGGCCAAATGATTTTGCGTAATTCTTGACGAGAGTCTTTGGCAAAGCGAATGGCTTTTTGGCCTTGATTGGTGATGGCGGCTAAACCAATGGCTGCACCACAGAGAGCAACTAAGGCAAGCACTCGAACCAATAAGGAGAAATGTGTTGCAAAGTAGGCATTACCAACAGCGGCAGCGGCAAGTAATCCGAGTGCAAGCACCCATAAGAGGCCATTTAGGCCCTTGCTTTTTTCCCCTTTTTCTTCGATTTGTTCAGGGGCCTTGTTTTTGATATTTGTTGCCATATTCAACCTAAATATATTTGGAAAGAAAACGTTAAACTTTGAAAGCGAGGGATTTTAGCATTTTACAACCTAACTTGCCACGCACTTTTGCAAATTTTCTGCGAAATTTGCCCGCTTGCTGCCTGGCTGTCTTGCCCATAGAAAGAAATTTTTTGCCCGTATATGATGGCCATCATAAGGCCTTGGCAAAATTTGCGACAAAATAAGAAAAAATCCTTGGTGGAATGCTAGATGACAGCCCTTATTCTTTTTATCCTGGTCTTGTGCGGTATGGCAACCAACCTGGTTTCTGCCCTTTTTGGCATTGGGGGCGGGGTCTTGATGGTGCCCATTCTGCGTACCCTTTTTCCAGAACTTCCCCTACAAGTGGTAGCCGCCACCTCGCTGACCATTGTGATGTGTACCTCTGCCATCAATCTCTTTTCCTTCCGCAAGCAAAAGGTTGCTATTGATCTGAAAAGTATGCTGCTTTGGTCGCTGGGGATGATTGTGGGGGTACAAGTCGGTTTTGAGTTGAGCTTTCTCTTTTCCAGCCTCATTGTCAGCCTGATTTTTACCGTCAGCCTCAGCCTTTTGGCCATCAAGACCCTACTCAACCGTCAAAAAATTGAAAGCGATCAGCCTGTTACGCTTAAGGAACGGCTTAAGGGATCGGTCTTTTGTGCGGCGGGTGGCCTGGTAGCGGGGATTACTGGCATTGGCGGCGGTTCTATTTTGGCTCCCCTGGTCGGGCAGTTATCCTCGGTCAAAACCAAGCAGATTGCGGTTTATACCAACTATATGATGATCATCGGTGGCCTGGGCAACCTCTATGGCTACCTGACCCGCCCCCTCCACACTAGCCTAGAGTTAAACGGCCAGTTGGGCTATGTAAACTTTCTAATTGTTGGCGTGGTAACTGCAGGTTCGCTCCTGATGAGTGGCTGCTCCATGCGCCTGCGTGGAGTCATCAGCCCTGAGCGTACCCGCCTCTATTTGGCCATTATCCTGCTCCTCATCGCCCTCTATATGTGCCTCTTGGAATTTAACAAAAGTTTGTTCTAGATCAAAATGAGAATGTTTACTATCCGTCAGGAAACAGGTATTTTATTCCTACTTTTTTAGTGGGTTTTTAGCCCGTCCTTTTACATTCTATATGGAGACTCCCAATGGCAGAACAAATCGTCCCTTCAAACGAGCTTCTTTTAAAAGCAGTTCAAGACACCCTCGTGATTTCAACCACCGACCTCCAAGGCGTGATCACCTACGCTAACGACCTTTTCTGCAAACTTACAGGTTTTTCTCGTGAAGAATTGATTGGCCAACCGCACAACATCGTGCGTCACCCGTCTGTGCCAAAAGCGGTTTACAAGGAGATGTGGGACACCATCCAAGCCGGTAAAATCTGGACAGGTATCGTGCCAAACTGCGGTAAGGGCGGTGTGGTTTATGTGGTGGATACCACCGTTCAGCCGATTTTTGATGAAGCCGGCCAGATCACAGGCTACATCAGCGTTCGCCGTGTAATCAACGATTTAATGCAAAACTTCGAGGCGGTGGAAGCGGCTAAAGAAGTGTTTGATGAGTATTACGAGTAATACCCTTATTAGGCACCGTAAAATGTATGATGGTACGCACACATTAAGGTATCGTGCGTGCCACTTCATCCAATATACCCTTGCTATTGAGTGTGCAAGAGTTAGATTTCACCATCGCCCCTAAGCCTGCCTCCATCAATCTTGATGAGTGGTTAGCACAAGCAAAACGACCAATTTTCACACAACACCTCTAGTCTTTTTAAGCCTTATCAAGATATCACCCCATATAAATTGAATTAAATTTGAGCAAACACTCAAGATATATGTTAATTTCTCGATCTATGTCACAAATTTAGACACAACTTTTCTTTACTTTTAACATATAATCCAAGTCGAGATTCAATCTCTTAGAAGCGCTTCTAATATACCAGCAAACTCAACCAATCAGACTTATATGAGGTTCTAATGAATAAAATAGAGCGCCTTACATTCGATCTTAGAATGTTGCTTGACCCTATTCTCGGAGAAGTAAGAGTCAAAACCTTTTTCTCTTACTATGGCTTTTTTAAAAATGATGCTATGTTTGCCCTATATAAAGAGGGTAAATTCTACCTTAAATTTTTACCAGCTCATTTGCCAGAAATTCAAACTCAGGCCAATACCCATGTGCTTAAGGATTCTGAGTTAAGGCTATCTACTGATTTATTTTATTATTTAACGCCAGAGATTCTTAACCGCTTAGAGGACTATCATCATTGGTTCACACACATCTTAGAAACACCTCCTCTTAGAAGCTTGCAAAAACCCAAGAAAATTAGGCAGATGCTCAACATGAATATCAATTTAGAGCGTTTGCTCTATCGTAATGATATTAAAAGTATTGAGGAATTGTGTGCCTTTGGAGAGATACACATCTTTGTCCGCCTCATCCAAAGAGGGGAGGATGTAAGTGAAATGGTCTTATTCAAGCTATATGCTGCGATACAGCATAGGCTTGTTTATACCCTAACAGAACAAGAGAAAAACGCTCTGTTACAAAGAGCAGATGACGCATTATATGAGCTTGGTTTACGAAGACGCTTTTTAGTTAAGTAATCAACAAATCAGCATTAAGATGAAAGCCACTTCTATGAGGTTGGCTTTCATGATCTAAAGCCTGGCATATAGGACAAAATAGTTGGTCTTTTTGCACTTTATGCCTAAAGCCTAATAACACACAATAAAAAAGCCCGAATATATCGGGCTTTTTCTTTAAGGAGATCTTACTCAGCAGCTTGTGCAACTTCTGGACGATCAACTAACTCAATGTAGGCCATTGGTGCGTTATCGCCTGCACGGAAACCACATTTTAAGATACGAGTGTAACCACCCGCACGTTGGGCAAAACGTGGACCTAATTCACTGAATAATTTAGCAACTGTTTCAACGTTGCGTGTACGAGCAAAAGCTAAGCGGCGATTCGCTACGCTATCAACTTTCGCTAAAGTAATTAACGGCTCAATTACACGGCGTAACTCTTTTGCTTTTGGTAAAGTGGTTTTGATGATTTCGTGTGTAACCAAAGCACTTGCCAAATTGCGGAACATCGCTTGACGATGACTGCTGTTACGGTTTAATTGACGTCCACTCTTACGATGGCGCATAACCTATTCCTTCTTAGAAAATCTATACCTAAAACTAGTCGTCAGCAATGCTTGCTGGCGGCCAATTCTCAAGGCGCATACCCAGTGATAAGCCACGAGAAGCGAGCACATCCTTAATCTCTGTAAGAGATTTTTTACCAAGATTTGGTGTTTTGAGTAACTCAACTTCAGTACGTTGGACAAGATCACCGATATAATGAATTGTCTCTGCTTTCAAACAGTTAGCAGAACGAACTGTTAGCTCTAAATCGTCTACTGGGCGAAGAAGAATTGGATCGAATTCCGGTTTTTCTTCTTTCACTTCTGGCTGACGAACATCACGCAGATCAACGAATGCAGCTAATTGTTCTGCTAAAATCGTTGCAGCACGACGGATGGCTTCTTCTGGATCGATTGTTCCATTGGTTTCCATCTCAATAATGAGTTTGTCTAAGTCTGTACGTTGTTCAACACGTGCTGCTTCCACATTGTAAGCAATGCGATCTACAGGACTAAAACGTGCATCAACAAGTAAACGACCGATTGGACGCTCATCATCTTGATGGGTGCGAGCCGAGGCTGACACATAACCACGACCACGTTGTACACGAATGCGCATATTGATGGTTGCATTCTTGTCTGTCAAATGACAAATAACGTGATTTGGATTAACAATTTCAACATCACCATCGTGTGTAATGTCTGCTGCTGTTACAGGGCCAATTCCAGATTTGTTCAGTGTCAAAATTACATCATCTTTATTTTGCACTTTAACCGCTAGACCTTTAAGGTTTAACAATACCTCAAGAATGTCTTCTTGTACGCCTTCCTTGCTGCTGTATTCATGTAATACACCATCAATTTCGACTTCTGTAACGGCACAACCAGGCATAGACGAAAGTAAAATGCGGCGGAGTGCGTTACCTAATGTATGGCCAAAACCACGTTCTAACGGTTCTAACGTTACTTTTGCGTGAGTTGAACTGATTTGTTCAATATTCACTAAGTGCGGTTTTAAAAATTCTGTCACAGAACCCTGCATTTTATCCTCTCTTTGCTTATGAGTTTATACCTAAAAATAAAAATTAAAGAACTAATTAATTATTATTTAGAATATAACTCAACGATCAGATGTTCATTAATGTCTGCTGATAAGTCAGAGCGTTCAGGAGTACGTTTAAATACACCTTCCATTTTAGTTGCATCAACTTCTAACCAAGTTGGTTTTTCACGTTGAGCGGCTAATTCTAATGATGCTTTGATACGTGCTTGTTTTTTAGATTTCTCACGAACAGCAACCACATCATCAACAGAAACTTGGAATGAAGGAATATTGACTACACGACCATTTACCACGATTGATTTGTGGCTTACAAGCTGACGTGCTTCAGCACGTGTAGCAGCAAAGCCCATACGGTAAACAACGTTGTCTAAACGACCTTCTAATAATACTAATAAGTTCTCACCCGTATTACCTTTTAAGCGGTTAGCTTCTTTGTAATAATTACGGAATTGACGCTCTAAGATACCATAGATGCGGCGAACTTTTTGTTTTTCACGTAACTGAGTACCATAGTCAGATAAACGTGGCTTGCGGGCACCGTGTTGACCAGGTGCGACGTCAAGTCTATTTCTACATTTTGATTCAATCGCTCGAACGCCTGATTTTAAGAATAAATCAGTACCTTCACGACGGCTTAGCTTGAGCTTAGGACCCAAATATCTTGCCATTTTCTTTCTCCAATGATTCTAACGTCAATTAAACGCGACGTTTTTTCGGTGGACGACAACCGTTATGAGGAATCGGAGTCACATCTGTGATGTTCGTGATACGGAAACCAGCGGCATTTAATGCACGGATGGTTGATTCACGACCTGGACCTGGACCCTTAACCATAACTTCCAAATTCTTTAAACCAAATTCTTTTACCATTTCTGCACAACGCTCTGCAGCAACTTGAGCAGCGAATGGAGTTGATTTACGAGAACCACGGAAACCTGAACCACCAGCAGTTGCCCAAGCTAGAGCATTACCTTGACGGTCAGTAATAGTCACGATTGTGTTATTGAAAGATGCGTGGATATGAGCTACGCCATCTGCAATCTGTTTTTTTACGCGCTTACGTGCGCGAACTGGTGTTTTAGCCATTATCTATCTACTCCGACTATTTTTTGATCGGTTTGCGTGGACCTTTACGGGTACGCGCATTAGTCTTAGTACGTTGACCACGTACTGGCAAGCTACGACGGTGGCGTAAACCACGATAGCAACCAAGGTCTAAAAGACGTTTGATGCTAAGAGTTACTTCACGACGTAAATCACCTTCGACAGTAAATTTACCAACTTCTTCACGCAGTTTTTCAATCTGCTCTTCAGACAATTCTCTGATCTTTACATCTTCAGCAATACCAGTGGCAGCACAGATAGCTTTAGCACGGGTTTTACCGATACCGTAAATGGCAGTTAATGCGATTACAGTGTGTTTTTGATCAGGAATGTTAATGCCTGCAATACGGGCCACTATGCACTCCTATATTTACTAAGTGAATTGATATACTGATCTTGAAAAGCCCGTTTTCAGGATACTCAAACAGTATATCAGGACGAATGAGCTGAGCAGTATACCTGCTCAGCGGGTTCTTTGCAAGAAGAATACCAATTAACCTTGGCGTTGTTTATGTTTCGGATCGCTACAAATGACGCGAACTACACCTTCACGTTTAACAACTTTGCAGTTACGGCACATTCTTTTAACTGAAGCACGAACTTTCATTGCTTATCCTTATTTCAAAGGGCTACTGCCCTAAGCCTTTTAGATTGGCTTTCTTTAACACAGAATCATATTGTAAAGACATGAGATGACTTTGAACCTGTGCAATGAAATCCATAATTACTACCACAACAATCAATAGGGAAGTCCCGCCAAGTTGAACTGGGGTTTTCCATAAGGCTGTTACGATAAAAGGAACCAAACAAACAAATGCGATATACAAGGCCCCAATTAAGGTGATACGAGTCATAACTCTATCAATATAACGGGACGTTTGCTCGCCTGGTCGATAACCTGGTACAAACGCACCTGATTTCTTTAAATTATCCGCAATATCACGTGGATTATGCTGCATTCCTGTATAGAAGAATGCGAAGAAGATAACAGCTGCGGTAAAGAGGGCCACATAAAGTGGTTGGCCTGGATACAACAGAAGTGATAAATCAGATAGCCACTCAAACCCTTCACTCTGACCAAACCACTGTACAAGGGTAGCAGGGAAAAGGATGATACTTGAAGCAAAGATTGCAGGAATAACACCGGCCATATTTACTTTAAGTGGTAAGTGAGAGGTTTTAGCAGGCATCATCATACGTCCTTGCTGACGGCTTGCATAATTTACCACAATTCTTCTTTGTCCACGTTCAACGAACACAACAAAGTATGTAATAGCAAAGGCCACTACGGCTATCAAGAGAAGCACAAGGAAGGAGATTTCACCTTGACGTGCTTGCTCAATGGTTTGACCAATAGTTCCTGGAAGATCTGCAACGATACCTGCAAAGATAATCAAGGAAATACCGTTACCGATACCACGCTCAGTAATTTGTTCACCAAGCCACATGAGGAACATGGTACCTGTGACCAAACTGATAATGGCTGTTACATAGAACAAGGCATTTGGGTTTGGTACCAGTTCAGGTAACATGGTTGGTAAACCAACTGAGATACCAATAGACTGAATGGTTGCTAATAATAAGGTAGAGTAGCGTGTATATTTGCTGATTTTACGTCTGCCTGCTTCGCCTTCTTTTTTAAGTTCAGCAAGGGCAGGGTGAATTGCTGTCAATAATTGAATAATGATTGACGCAGAGATGTAAGGCATAATACCTAAAGCAAAGATAGACGCTCTACTTAATGCACCACCAGAGAACATGTTAAACATATCAATGATGGTGCCTTGTTGCTGTTGAATTAGCTCGGATAATACAGAAGCATCAATACCAGGAACAGGAATAAAAGAACCAATACGGAAAACGATCAGCGCACCTAAAACAAATAAGAGTCTTGATTTAAGCTCGCCAGTCCCTTTTTGGTTTGCATTACCTTGATAGCCTGGTTGCTTTGCCATTTATTATTCCTCGATAGATCCGCCAGCAGCTTCGATAGCCGCTTTTGCACCTTTAGTTACGCCTAAGCCTTTTACTACCACTGCTTTTTCAACTTTACCAGAAAGAATGATTTTGGCAGCTAAAATGTCTTTAGTGATGACATTAGCAGCTTTTAACGTATCTAATGTAACTTCGTTACCATCTACTTTAGCTAATTCGCTTAAACGAATTTCCGCAGTATGTAAGGCTTTTAATGACGTAAAACCAAATTTTGGTAAACGACGGTATAAAGGCATTTGACCACCCTCGAAACCACGACGAACACCGCCGCCTGTACGAGATTTTTGACCTTTATGACCACGACCACCAGTTTTACCTACGCCAGAACCGATACCACGACCAAGACGTTTAGCGCTGTGTTTAGCACCTTCTGCAGGAGAAAGAGTATTTAAACGCATTGATTACTCCTCCACTTTAACCATGTAAGAAACTTGATTGATCATACCGCGTACTGCTGGTGTATCTTCAAGTTCTACGGTGTGACGAATATGACGAAGACCTAAACCTTTCAACGTTGCTTTATGTTTCGGTAAACGAGCGATAGAGCTACGAGTTTGTGTTACTTTAATTTTTGCCATATTCAATTACCCCAAAATTTCTTCAACGGTTTTACCACGTTTAGCAGCAACCATTTCAGGTGATTTCATATTTGCAAGTGCATCGATTGTTGCACGAACAACGTTGATTGGGTTGGTTGAACCATACGCTTTAGAAAGAACGTTGTGAACACCTGCTACTTCTAACACTGCACGCATTGCACCACCTGCGATGATACCAGTACCTTCGCTTGCTGGTTGCATGAATACGCGTGAACCTGTGTGTGAACCTTTAACAGGGTGTTGTAATGTGCCTTCGTTTAAAGCGACATTGATCATGTTACGACGGGCTTTCTCCATCGCTTTTTGGATCGCTGCTGGAACTTCACGTGCTTTACCGTAACCAAAACCTACGCGGCCATTGCCATCGCCCACTACTGTTAAAGCAGTAAAGCTCATGATACGACCACCTTTAACGGTTTTAGATACACGGTTAACCGCGATTAGCTTCTCTTGCAGTTCACCAGCTTGTTTTTCGATGTTTGACATCTCAAATTCCTCTATTAGAACTGTAGACCAGCTTCACGAGCAGCGTCTGCTAATACCTGCACACGACCATGGTATTGGAAACCAGAACGATCGAATGCAACCGCTTTAACACCTTTTTCTAAAGCACGCTCAGCAACTAATTTACCAACTACTGCTGCTGCATCTTTATTACCAGTGTATTTAACTTGCTCTTTAATTACTTTCTCAACAGTTGAAGCTGCTGCTAGTACTTCTGAGCCATTAGGTGCAATAACCTGCGCATAAATATGGCGAGGTGTGCGATGCACGACTAAGCGTGTTGCACCTTGCTCTCTCATTAAATGACGTGCACGGCTTGCACGACGGATACGAGCTACTTTCTTATCCATAGTGTTACCTTACTTTACTTTTTCTTCGCTTCTTTCGTACGTACTACTTCATCAGAGTAACGTACACCTTTGCCTTTATAAGGCTCTGGACGGCGATATGCACGAATATCTGCTGCTACTTGGCCGATTAACTGTTTGTCAGCACTTTTGAGAACGATCTCAGTTTGTGATGGACATTCACCAGTTACGCCAGCTGGCAACGTGTGTTCTACTGGGTGAGAGAAACCTAAACTTAAGGCAACAACGTTACCCTTCATTTGTGCTCTATAACCAACACCCACTAATTGCAATTTCTTCGTAAAGCCTTCAGTAACACCGATAACCATCGCATTTACTAATGCACGTGCTGTACCTGCTTGCGCATCAGCGTTTGCAATACCTTCACGTGGGGCAAAAGTAAATGTGTCAGCTTCGAATTTTACTTCAACTGCATTATGAATTTCGCGAGATAACTCGCCGTTTTTACCTTTCACTGTTAAGTGCTGACCGTTCAAGGTGACTTGAACGCCGGCAGGAACATTAACAGGTGCTTTTG
This window harbors:
- a CDS encoding 30S ribosomal protein S13; translated protein: MARIAGINIPDQKHTVIALTAIYGIGKTRAKAICAATGIAEDVKIRELSEEQIEKLREEVGKFTVEGDLRREVTLSIKRLLDLGCYRGLRHRRSLPVRGQRTKTNARTRKGPRKPIKK
- a CDS encoding preprotein translocase subunit SecY gives rise to the protein MAKQPGYQGNANQKGTGELKSRLLFVLGALIVFRIGSFIPVPGIDASVLSELIQQQQGTIIDMFNMFSGGALSRASIFALGIMPYISASIIIQLLTAIHPALAELKKEGEAGRRKISKYTRYSTLLLATIQSIGISVGLPTMLPELVPNPNALFYVTAIISLVTGTMFLMWLGEQITERGIGNGISLIIFAGIVADLPGTIGQTIEQARQGEISFLVLLLIAVVAFAITYFVVFVERGQRRIVVNYASRQQGRMMMPAKTSHLPLKVNMAGVIPAIFASSIILFPATLVQWFGQSEGFEWLSDLSLLLYPGQPLYVALFTAAVIFFAFFYTGMQHNPRDIADNLKKSGAFVPGYRPGEQTSRYIDRVMTRITLIGALYIAFVCLVPFIVTALWKTPVQLGGTSLLIVVVVIMDFIAQVQSHLMSLQYDSVLKKANLKGLGQ
- a CDS encoding 50S ribosomal protein L15 produces the protein MRLNTLSPAEGAKHSAKRLGRGIGSGVGKTGGRGHKGQKSRTGGGVRRGFEGGQMPLYRRLPKFGFTSLKALHTAEIRLSELAKVDGNEVTLDTLKAANVITKDILAAKIILSGKVEKAVVVKGLGVTKGAKAAIEAAGGSIEE
- a CDS encoding 30S ribosomal protein S5 produces the protein MSNIEKQAGELQEKLIAVNRVSKTVKGGRIMSFTALTVVGDGNGRVGFGYGKAREVPAAIQKAMEKARRNMINVALNEGTLQHPVKGSHTGSRVFMQPASEGTGIIAGGAMRAVLEVAGVHNVLSKAYGSTNPINVVRATIDALANMKSPEMVAAKRGKTVEEILG
- a CDS encoding 50S ribosomal protein L18, with protein sequence MDKKVARIRRASRARHLMREQGATRLVVHRTPRHIYAQVIAPNGSEVLAAASTVEKVIKEQVKYTGNKDAAAVVGKLVAERALEKGVKAVAFDRSGFQYHGRVQVLADAAREAGLQF
- a CDS encoding 50S ribosomal protein L6; protein product: MSRVAKAPVNVPAGVQVTLNGQHLTVKGKNGELSREIHNAVEVKFEADTFTFAPREGIANADAQAGTARALVNAMVIGVTEGFTKKLQLVGVGYRAQMKGNVVALSLGFSHPVEHTLPAGVTGECPSQTEIVLKSADKQLIGQVAADIRAYRRPEPYKGKGVRYSDEVVRTKEAKKK